The DNA window TTCATGTCAGGACCTGCAGGTGCTTTTGAAAAACCTGAATTTGGAAAAGGGACTGAAGAGTTGCTCAGAATCCTTGCTACGTCATATGGAACCACTATAGTGAGCGGGGGCCATCTAAGCACAGCACTCAAGATATTCAACATACATTCCTGGATAGACCATGTTAGCTCTGCTGGAGGAGCGCTGATACTCTATCTTGCTGGCAAAGAGCTGCCTCTTATAAGATCCTTGCGTAAATCGGCTAGCCTGTACAGGTCTAGCGCCTATCAGCGAAAAGAAAACTGAAGACAGGTTAAATTCAGACAGGAGGACAACATAAGCGATGAGTGTCAATCAGAATGTGGAAACTGTCGATGCAGATGACACGTTATCAGTGGCTATAGGAAAGTTAAAGGAGTCAGGCCAGAAGGCACTTGTCGTTGTTGAAGGTAGCGACCCAAGCTATGCTGGTATTCTTACAGAAAGGGCTGTAGCAAGAACTCTGCTCGACCCTTCGAAGACTAAAGTCAGGTCTGTCTATCAGAGGGTTCCTGCTGTAAACGAAGACTCGCCATCTCAGAAGGTTGCGAAGCTTATGGTCCAGTACGACACAAGGGTTGTCCCAGTCATCAGAGGGAACAAGGTGACTGGGATAATCAACGACAGCATGCTGCTAAGACAAGCGATTTCTGGAGAATACGGAAAGAAGAAGGTGAAGGAGATAATGACTCCTGTATGGAACATAGTAACCATAGGCGAAGAAGAAAGCATAGGTAAAGCAATAAGCCTGATGAGGAAGCATGGAATAACAAGGCTGCCAGTTATGAAAGGGCCTAAGGTTACAGGAATAGTTACTATCCACGATACACTCTCCAAGATAGTCAAGCCAAAGGTCAGAATGAGCAAGGGCGAGTTTGTGGGGGAGAAGCTGAGGTTTCTGAGAGACCCTGTCAGGTCGATCATGAGCTCACCTGTTATAGGACTTGGCCCTGATGCTACAGTGAAGGAGGCCTTTGAGTTGATGGAAGAGAACGATATTTCATCTGTTGTGGTGGTTAACGACATGGGAGAACTTGTAGGTCTGGTTACAAGGCACGACCTGCTCAAACCTCTTGCTGAAGAGCAGAAGCTACAGGCAGGAATGGGGGTGCAGCTGACTGTCAAGATACCTGGAGGAACTGATGAAGTCGATGTGAAACATATTCAAGCAGAATTGGAATCTTTCCTGAAGAGGTATGAAGAGAAGCTGAGTGGTTCGAACCTCTCGGTTTATATCAAGGGACACAGAGAAAGGAAGAAGGGACGCAGGCTAATTCATGTAAGGCTTGTGCTGAACGGTCCTTCAGGTTCTTATTCAGCAGTTGACGAGGGATGGGGCGACGTTCAGGCTGTAAACAAGGCTCTAAAGGCTCTTGAGAGACAGCTATCAAAGAGGAAGGGAGTGGAGAGAAGGAGGACTGAAGGTCACAAGAACGTCTATGAAGTCTTTGATTTGCTGTATTGAGAACTGTAAAACTGAAAAGTCTCCTTTAGACCCTGCTCTATGGTGTAGTTGGGCCGCCAACCGAGTTCCTTACTTATTTTTCTGATATCAGCCAAGCTTCTGGTTATATCTGACTCTCTTCTTGGCTTGAAGATAACCCTCAGCTTTCTTCCTGCTGTTTCCTGAATAATCTCAGCCAGCTTGCTTATGGAGGTTTCTTTCCCTGATGCCACGTTGAAGATTCCCTCTTTTGGCGAATCGAGTGACCGTAAAATCGCGTTGACAGCATCGTCGACATATACGAAGTCTCTGGTTTGACCGCCGGTCCCATAGATTGTTAGGTTATCATTTCTCAGTGCAGCCTGTATGAACCTTGCTACAACACCTGCATATGAGGGGTTGGGCTGGTAGCCGTAGATGTTGAAAAAGCGAAGTATGGTTGAATTAAAAGAATAGGTAAAAGAATATGATAGGATCAGAAGCTCTGCGGCTGCCTTTGTAACACCGTAGATGCTTCTGGGAGACATTCTCGAACTCTCACTGATCGGAAATCTCTTCTGTTCACCGTATACAGCTGCACTGGATGCAAAGATGAGCTTCTTGTGGTAGTTCCATCTTGCACAGTCAAGCACCACCCTCGTTCCTTCAACGTTGACATCAAAGGCATATTTTGGATTCTCCTGGCATGTTTCCACGTTCGCCACTGCTGCTAGATGGACGGTCGCTTCACATTCAGATGATGCGTCATCGACAGTCTTTTCGTCCCTGATATCCCCTTGAACATATGAGACATCATTGTGTGAGAGGAGACTGCTTGTTATATTTCTGTCAGGAGGCTTCAGGTCGAGAATCACAACTTCGTAACCGCTCTCTGCAAGCTTCTTGCAGAGTCTCAGGCCAAGAAAACCTGAGCCTCCGGTAACAAGAACCCTCATCAGCCATGGCTTTTGCGCAGAGGTAATTAAAGATGAGAAATCGATTAAATACAGAGTTTGACTGCTTATCAGGCAATGGAAAAGCCAGACCTTGACAGATACGCAAGGCAGATAGTGATGGAACAGATAGGAATAAAGGGTCAACTGAGACTGAAAAATGCCAAGGTTACAGTAGCTGGTATAGGCGGTCTAGGCAGTCTTGTTGCTCTCCAGCTAGTAGGAATGGGGGTAGGCAGGGTCAATCTAATTGATAGAGATATTGTAACTGAGACAGACCTTCACAGACAGTACCTTTACACCGAAGAAGATGTGGGGAGGCTCAAGGTTATAGCTGCAAAGGAGAGGCTTGAGAAGCTCAACTCTGATGTTGAAATCAGAGTTTCAGATTCTACCATAGATGAGAGCAGCGTTTCTTCGCTGGTCTCTGACTCTGATGTTGTAATCGACTGCCTCGATTCCGTGAATGGGAAATACTCGATCAACAGGGCATGCATTCAGCAAAGGAAACCTTACGTCTACGGCTCTGCCGTCAGCAGCTATGGCGTCGTGACAAGCATCATTCCGGGTCAGACTCCCTGCCTTAAGTGCATCTATCCGGAGCTAGACGAAGAGACAGCACTGACATGCGCGGTAGCAGGTGTGCATCCTAGCATACTTGGCATTGTTGCGAGCATCCAAGTCTCAGAGGCGGTCAGGCTGATAACAGGAAGGGGGTTTGCTTTAGCCTCAAAGCTTATCTTCATCGACCTAGACCAGCTTTCTTTTGAGACTGTAAATGTGAGAAGAAATGAGAAATGCAGCGAGTGTGGAATAGGCTCAAAGACGAAGGAAAAGTTGCAGCCTCATATCGTTGAAAGGTCTTGCACGAGAGATGGTTTGGGTACCTATTTCCTGAATCCCAGGCATAAAATTGAATTGAAGTTTGACGATGAATATTTCAGGAGGACAGGGCTGCACAAGGCGTTTGAAGACCAAGCACTGACAATTCTGCTGAAGAAGGATGGGAGTGGGATAGCGCTTGTCAGGGAGAGAGTTTATGATGTTGAACTTTTTGAAAGAGAACTGCTGGCCAGATACGGGAATTTAGTTCGTGAACTGGAAGCAAGACAGGAAGAGGACTAACTGTAATCTGCCTGTATTCTTACCTTATGACCGCATATTATTATAAACGAGCCCCAGGGGTAAGAGCATCCATGGGAGAAAAGACAATTGTCGAAGTCGAATGGTTGAGCAACGGAAGCTACGAAGCCAGAGACCCGGAGGGGCATAGAACATTGATTCAGACAGGGCAAAGAACTGCATTAAGCCCCTCTCAGCTCTTTCTTGCCTCTCTTGCAGCCTGCTCGATGGTCGATGTTGTGACCATAATCGGCAAGAAGAGGAAGAAACTAGGCGCTCTAAGGGCCAGGGTTGAAGGTGAAAGAGTAGAGGGGTTTCCAACAAGGTACAGGAAGATAACCGTAACATATTTCATAGAAGGTAGCGATGTTACAAAAGAGGATTCCATCTCTGCAATAGAGCTATCCCAGAACAAATACTGTTCAGTATCTCTGACAGTCAAGAATGGAGCAGAGGTGGAGTGGAAGCTGGAAGATAAGGTTGAGCAAAAATGAAGATGACCAGAAAAGCTGAATATGGCGTTAACTCCATTTGCATACGTTGTCTAATTGTTTGCATATAATCTGTTAAACGGAGACTTATCACCATCAGCCCAATGGAAAGACGGCTTGATGAGCTGAAGAGGCATGTCAGAAGAAGGGCAGATACTTACAGAGAGGTTGCAAATGCGATTGACATGACAGATGCAGCCAGAGACCTGAAAAGGACAAAGGGAAGAGGTAGACTGGGCAAGACTCTTATGAAGGCAGGAGTAGCGCTCATAGCCGTCCCGGACCCGATCACAGATGTGCCTGGGATAATTATGCTAGCAGGAGGATACGTCATTTCGAGGTTCTGGGAGTCGCCGGGGATTAACGACCTTGCAAAGGAACTCAGAACGACTTTGGAGAAACTGGAAGAAGCCAGGCTCAGTGTAGAATAGGAAGAATGAGAACGGGTTCAACAACTACCCAGAGCTAAACTTTGCCGGAATCCTTACGAGTCCTTTCTGAGGATATATCCAAAACAAATTTTAACCCTGTTTGCTGACTTACGGGTATGCTGAACCATAAGGGTTTGGAGATAACTTATCTGGAGCATGACACATTCAGGATAAAGTATGGTGAGCTGGTGGTCTACACAGACCCCTTCCAGATAATGCCTCAGACGAAGAAGGCCGACCTGGTTACAATCACCCACGAGCACTTCGACCACATGAGTGATTCAGACCTGAAAAAAGTTGTGAAGGATGGAACAATAGTTGTTGCATCTGTAAATTGCAGGGAGAAGCTTCAGTCTCTCACATCTGTTGAGAAGGTTTTCGTCAAGCCGGGTGAAAGTGTTGAAAAGAAGGGAATAGTAATAAAAGCCGTCCCTGCATACAACACCAACAAGTTCAGGGCTCCTGGTTTACCTTTTCATCCGAAGGATTACCTCGGGGTTGGATTCATATTCGACTTCGGAGGGACAAAAGTGTACCATGCTGGGGATACTGACCACATAGAGGAGATGAAGGGGTTCAAAGATGTATCTCTAGCTCTCCTTCCTGCCAGCGGCACATATGTCATGACTGCCGAAGAGGCTGCGGCAGCTGCAGGAACGCTGAACCCTGACATGGCGATTCCGATGCACTGGGGAGCTATAGTAGGCACCAGACAGGATGCTGAAAGGTTCAAGAGCCTGGCTTCTGAAAAGGGAATAAAGGCAGCAGTAATGGACAAGTCAGCCACGTGAAACAACGGTGTTTTATTAAAGCATCAATGTTTACTTTTTTGCTTGTTTACTTCATTATTTCACTTTCGCTTTATTTCTTCACTATGCCCATCTTCTGTAGTGCTGCCTTTAGCCTGGTATATGTCTCATCAAGGTGCTCCGGCAACACCTTTGTCTCGGCGAGTACCGGCATAAAGTTGGTATCACCATTCCATCTGGGGACAACGTGAATATGCAAATGTTCGTAGCCAGCTCCTGCAGTCCTCCCAAGATTTGCTCCGACGTTGAATCCCTCGGCACCATATTCAGCCTGCAGAACCTTGCAGGAGATGTTAACACCCTCCATCAGCTCGAGCAGCTCTAGCCTTTTCAGGCCGTTGAATGTTGAGAGATGCCTGTAAGGAGCGACCATTATGTGGCCACTGTTGTAAGGATACTTGTTCAATATGAGAAAGGTGTGTTTCAACCTGAGAAGTATGAGGTTCTCCTTGTCTTTCTTCTCCCCCTCAGCCGGCAGTTTGCAGAATATGCATTCTTTGCTCTCAGATTCGAGGAATTCCTGTCTCCATGGAGCCCAGAGTCTCTTCACTGGTTCGGGTGAAGAGTATCGATTAAAAAATCTTCTCAAGCTGTTTCAGAAAGGGAAGCTGGCATAAATGGTACACCCTTCCTCTTGGCTATGTTGAGAGCTGCAAGTGCGTCCTTCTGAATCTGAATTGCAGACTTGCCTCTCAACCTTTCTGCTCCTCCTTCTGGATAGATATCGCCTGTCAGATTTGCTCTATCCTCCCTCTTGGAGGTTCCACTCTCGTCGACCATCTCTATTGTAATTGAATTGTTGCTTGCAGCTTTAAGAGAAGAGAGCATGATGCTCACATGGTCTGCTATCTTCCTCCCTCTAGAATCACCCCTGCCTATTCTGAGGATGCATTTCTGGAAAGGCAGATTCAGCATCTTTTCTATGAACTCAACCGCTTCAGAAAAAGTTGGGAAGGAACGAAAGGATACAGGGTAGTTCCTGTAGAGAACAGCTATCCCTGTTACCCCTCCTGGGTCGACACCCAGCAGTAGAACGTCTTTTCTGAAAGGGAAGAGTCTCGACAGTATTAGTATCGCATCATGCTCAAAGTCTCCGTTCAGCTCTTCATACAGCAGGTATCTCTTTGTTGACAGGGATGATAATTCTCTTCCAGTCGTCAGAACGAGGGAATCTGTAATGGAAACAGCTTCTGACGGTAAAAGGTCAGTATGAGAAAGTGAAAGTTTTCTGAGGAGGCTGACAAAATCGTAAAATGCCCTTCCGTCCGTCGTTGCAATTATCAAAGGGCCTGTCCTCATACGGCTATACCTGTAGTTCCTTTCTGGCTGACCCATTTCTTACACACCAGCTATTGGATTCCTTGCCTGACGTAAAACAGATATTGAGATTGACGTCGACCACCTCCTTCTGTTCTGCCCTGCAGATAATTCAGAGCATCCTATTTTATCAGCCCCAGAGACTTATTCGTGGTTTCTATCGACGTCTTTGCGTCTGCCTTTCCAAGCATCGCTCTTATGCAGTCTATATTTTCAGGTATGACTATAGCCTCCTGGTGTATTGCCATAAAGAGATAGAGCCATCCGTCGGAGACCTTTACAGAGTCCCTCCATACGGCAACCTCGTGCAGGTCTCCCCTTGGCCTTAGTTCTCTTGCAAAATCCATTATGCCTGATGTGGACGAATACCCCTGCTTTGATTCGAAGAATACTATCCTGGGGGCCTTTTCGAGTCCTTCGAAAACCCTATCGATGCTCGGGTCCTTGAGCTTTATTGCAAGCGCGTGCAGATGCATATGAGTAGTGGGAACCTTAACAGCCATGGTAGTGAGGTTTATGCCATGAAGAACGGTCTTAACATCCTCGGCATGATGACTAGGCAGCTGGACAGGGTCAGGTACAACTGAGTCGATTGGTCCTTTCTTCGGGTCGTTCGGGTCTGTTGCTCTCCTGACCAAGGTTGCAATAGCTCTTTCTATTCCTGCGGCGTCATCTACCGCTTTCAGAACCCTGCAGAGGGCTGTCGTGTTGCAGGAGACTACCCTGACGTATTGCTTGTTGACTGCTTCATCATAGTTGCACTGAGCTACAAAGCTTGTGCCAGCGATCGAATGCTCTTCTCCTCCCTGAAACACAACCCTTTTGCCCAGTCTTTCATAGATCTGCTTGTTCTCCTCCCCTTTTTCAGGAGAAGCGTCTACAACTATGTCTGAAGCCGAAAACATTTCATCCATAGTTCCTTCGACTTTCAGCCCAGACTGCTCGAATCTGCTCTTTGTCTGCTGGTCTGGTGTGTAAAGTTTTATCCCCTTCTGTGCAGCAAGAAAGGCCAAATAGTCAGGCGTCCTTTTGACCACGCCTACAAGCTCCATATCAGGTTGAAGTCTTATCGCATCAGCTACCCTCCTGCCTATGGTTCCATAGGCATTCAGGCCAACTCTAATCATGGTAGCATGCATATGGCTTAAGGTATCTAAAACCTTTTCAGTCATTCTGCCAGTTCTTTGCTAGATAGCCTTTTGTGTATGTCTATGTTGATTGGATTGTGTACATGAGCTAGAAAGAAACGATAGATACCGTTTAGCATTTTGTCTGAATCTGCTTTCGGTTAAGTTGGCAGTCAACCTGCAGCGAGTAGCGTAAAGCAATCCATCCAGCCTGTGCTATCTCTTTAGACATGGGCGCTTCACAGCCTGTTGATAGATTTAGCTGACTTCTCCATGGTTTGCTGGCATAGATAGACATTCATTCAAAAAGGCTGACTTCATTCCAGGTATTCTGTAATGCTCAATTGCCTTTCGCTTATCGTCTTGGCTCTGATACCTGCTCTTCGAAGGGAAGCTGCCAAATCAGCTGAATAGCCATGGCAGGTAAGTACAAGATCAGGCCTGCAACTCTGGGCATATGAAATAAGCTCATAATAGTCGGCGTGGTCGCTGACAGGGAACATCGTTGAGTTGTTTGCATACCTGCTTGCTGGATTTATCGCCCAGCCTGTGAACCTCAGTATAGGGATATTCATCTTTGCCAGCCTTTCTCTGACCTCTCCCTTTATCGCAGTTGTTGGAAAGATAGCAATACCAGCCCTTCTGGCCAACGTTGAAAGCTCATCAGCAGAACTCATGGTATGAACATTTAAGGGCAGGTCAACTCCAAAGCTGGTATAGATTCTGTTGTATCTGGCAACAGAACCGTACACGTAGAGCGGAGACCAGGACTGGAATAGATATGTAAGAACCTGAGATTTGCCCAGAGGGTAGCCTTCTATGGCTACTGCCTTTCCTGCTTCTATTGCAGCAGAGACGACACTGTTGGCACTTCTGAGCACCGAGGCCAGAGGAGGAAACCTGTACTGCTGCCTGCCGTAAGTGCTTTCTATTATCAGCGTTTCACAACTGACCCTCTTCGGAGCCGGCATAAACCCCCTTGCTCTTCCTGCTAAATCCCCAGTGTAAAGCAAAGCCCTATCAAGATAGAAACCTCTTGAGCCCAGAATGTGCCCCGTGTCTATCAGTTCGGCATTCTTGAAGCTGTCGCTGTAGTTTGTGATCTTGAGGCCTCTCTCTGTTGCAAGCCTTACTGTCTCTTCTGAAGCTATCACCTTTGCATCCCCGACAGAAGGCGGTAGATGGTCTGAGTGTGCATGGGAAATGAATACATAGTCAGCCTTGAACTTTCTTACCGGGTCAAGAGCTATTCTCTTTTCTCCGTATTCAACCACTATACCTGAGGAAGTGTTAAGTACTTTTATGGCTGGCAAAATCTGCCGTTCAGGCATAGCAATATCTGGTATCTAATTATTCTCCTTCTGCTTGCTGCGTTATCACCTTTTTGGCATAAGATTAATTTAAGAATACCTGTTCTATACGGCTTGGGCAATGGCAATACGGATAGGACTGATAGGGAAGACGAACACAGGCAAGACAACATTCTACAACTCAGCCACTCTGAGTCAGGCAGAGATATCCAACTATCCCTTCACAACAAAGATGCCTGCTGTAGGGACCGCTTTTGTGATTTCACCATGCGTATGCAGGGAGATGAAGGTCAAGGACAACCCTGTTAATTCGAAATGTGTTGACGGATGGAGATATGTACCTATAGAGCTTGTCGACCTGCCAGGGCTGATAAGAGGAGCCAGCGAAGGGAAGGGGCTGGGGAATCAGTTCCTAAGTGTGGCCTCCCAGTCAGATGCACTTATACATGTTGTTGATGCTTCTGGCAGCATAGATGAAGATGGAAGGATAGCCGACCCTGGAACCGGAGACCCTCTCAAAGACTTTGAAGAGATAGAAGGAGAGCTTGTGGCATGGTATGTGAAGATACTTGAGAACAACAGGGACAAGGTTACGAAACTGCTGAAGGGCGGGGATGCTGCTGAAGCACTTGCAGAGCCTCTCAGAGGAATGAAGATAAAACCGAGTGAAGTTGCTGCTGCACTTGCAAAGGCAAACCTGAACGGAGAAGAGTTCGATTCATGGTCGGCGGGGCAGTTGTGGGACTTCGCAGGTACACTGAGAGAAATATCAAAGCCCACCATAATAGTAGCGAACAAGATGGACCTGCCAGGAGCAATGAAGAATTACAAGAAGCTGAGAGATGCACATCCAGACCTGATAGTTGTACCTGCAAGCGCAGAAGCAGAGCTGGCTCTCAGAAGGGCGGAGCAGAACAACCTGATAAGGTACAATCCTGGCGATGAGAGTTTTGAGATCCTGGACGAGAAGTCTCTCAACCAGGCACAGAGGAATGCCCTCCAGCTGATCCAGAGAATGGTCCTCAAGGAGTTCATGAGGACAGGAGTGCAGTTTGCGCTGAACGTCACTGTATTCAAGCTTCTCAAGATGAACGTGGTTTATCCGGTTCAGGACGTGGATAAACTGAGCGATAAACACAACAACGTATTGCCAGATGCACATCTCCTGCCTGCTGGAGCGACAGTCCTTGACCTGGCTCAGCTGATTCATTCAGATTTAGCAAAGGGTCTTCTGTATGCGATAGACGCTAGGACAAAGCTCAGACTACCTAACGACTATGTGCTGAAGGACAGGGACATACTGAGTCTGGTATCCGCCAGAAGAAGGGCTTAAAACTCCCTTCATGCCATTTACAAAGAGAGATGAGATGGCCAGAGTCTTCAGCTACGTCGAAGTAGATTCAACTCAGGATGAAGCGAAGAGACTGATAGCTAATGGGATGCAGCCTCCTTTCTTTGTGGTTGCAGAGAAGCAGACAAAGGGCAGAGGAAGACTGGGAAGAAGTTGGGTATCAGAAGAAGGAGGAATATGGCTTACATACGCAATGATTCCAGCCCAGGGGATAAACCCTCTGGTGTACAGCTACGGGGCAGCACTTGCTATAAAGGATGTCGTAGAGGAGCTGGGAATACGCACTAGACTCAAGTGGCCGAACGACGTCTTCGTTTTGAAGGCTAAGGTTTGTGGTAATTTATGCGAAGCGGACTACTATGGTTCAGGTTCAGCAATGAGATTGATAAGGCTGGGGATAGGCCTTAACGTGAACAACGATGTAAGCAAAGTAATCGCACCATATCCAGTTATCTCATTAAAAATGGTAACAGGGTACATGCTTGACACAGACCAG is part of the Conexivisphaerales archaeon genome and encodes:
- a CDS encoding CBS domain-containing protein, with amino-acid sequence MSVNQNVETVDADDTLSVAIGKLKESGQKALVVVEGSDPSYAGILTERAVARTLLDPSKTKVRSVYQRVPAVNEDSPSQKVAKLMVQYDTRVVPVIRGNKVTGIINDSMLLRQAISGEYGKKKVKEIMTPVWNIVTIGEEESIGKAISLMRKHGITRLPVMKGPKVTGIVTIHDTLSKIVKPKVRMSKGEFVGEKLRFLRDPVRSIMSSPVIGLGPDATVKEAFELMEENDISSVVVVNDMGELVGLVTRHDLLKPLAEEQKLQAGMGVQLTVKIPGGTDEVDVKHIQAELESFLKRYEEKLSGSNLSVYIKGHRERKKGRRLIHVRLVLNGPSGSYSAVDEGWGDVQAVNKALKALERQLSKRKGVERRRTEGHKNVYEVFDLLY
- a CDS encoding SDR family NAD(P)-dependent oxidoreductase, producing MRVLVTGGSGFLGLRLCKKLAESGYEVVILDLKPPDRNITSSLLSHNDVSYVQGDIRDEKTVDDASSECEATVHLAAVANVETCQENPKYAFDVNVEGTRVVLDCARWNYHKKLIFASSAAVYGEQKRFPISESSRMSPRSIYGVTKAAAELLILSYSFTYSFNSTILRFFNIYGYQPNPSYAGVVARFIQAALRNDNLTIYGTGGQTRDFVYVDDAVNAILRSLDSPKEGIFNVASGKETSISKLAEIIQETAGRKLRVIFKPRRESDITRSLADIRKISKELGWRPNYTIEQGLKETFQFYSSQYSKSKTS
- a CDS encoding HesA/MoeB/ThiF family protein, with the protein product MEKPDLDRYARQIVMEQIGIKGQLRLKNAKVTVAGIGGLGSLVALQLVGMGVGRVNLIDRDIVTETDLHRQYLYTEEDVGRLKVIAAKERLEKLNSDVEIRVSDSTIDESSVSSLVSDSDVVIDCLDSVNGKYSINRACIQQRKPYVYGSAVSSYGVVTSIIPGQTPCLKCIYPELDEETALTCAVAGVHPSILGIVASIQVSEAVRLITGRGFALASKLIFIDLDQLSFETVNVRRNEKCSECGIGSKTKEKLQPHIVERSCTRDGLGTYFLNPRHKIELKFDDEYFRRTGLHKAFEDQALTILLKKDGSGIALVRERVYDVELFERELLARYGNLVRELEARQEED
- a CDS encoding OsmC family protein, whose translation is MGEKTIVEVEWLSNGSYEARDPEGHRTLIQTGQRTALSPSQLFLASLAACSMVDVVTIIGKKRKKLGALRARVEGERVEGFPTRYRKITVTYFIEGSDVTKEDSISAIELSQNKYCSVSLTVKNGAEVEWKLEDKVEQK
- a CDS encoding MBL fold metallo-hydrolase, translated to MLNHKGLEITYLEHDTFRIKYGELVVYTDPFQIMPQTKKADLVTITHEHFDHMSDSDLKKVVKDGTIVVASVNCREKLQSLTSVEKVFVKPGESVEKKGIVIKAVPAYNTNKFRAPGLPFHPKDYLGVGFIFDFGGTKVYHAGDTDHIEEMKGFKDVSLALLPASGTYVMTAEEAAAAAGTLNPDMAIPMHWGAIVGTRQDAERFKSLASEKGIKAAVMDKSAT
- a CDS encoding HIT domain-containing protein; translation: MRRFFNRYSSPEPVKRLWAPWRQEFLESESKECIFCKLPAEGEKKDKENLILLRLKHTFLILNKYPYNSGHIMVAPYRHLSTFNGLKRLELLELMEGVNISCKVLQAEYGAEGFNVGANLGRTAGAGYEHLHIHVVPRWNGDTNFMPVLAETKVLPEHLDETYTRLKAALQKMGIVKK
- a CDS encoding type II glyceraldehyde-3-phosphate dehydrogenase; the protein is MIRVGLNAYGTIGRRVADAIRLQPDMELVGVVKRTPDYLAFLAAQKGIKLYTPDQQTKSRFEQSGLKVEGTMDEMFSASDIVVDASPEKGEENKQIYERLGKRVVFQGGEEHSIAGTSFVAQCNYDEAVNKQYVRVVSCNTTALCRVLKAVDDAAGIERAIATLVRRATDPNDPKKGPIDSVVPDPVQLPSHHAEDVKTVLHGINLTTMAVKVPTTHMHLHALAIKLKDPSIDRVFEGLEKAPRIVFFESKQGYSSTSGIMDFARELRPRGDLHEVAVWRDSVKVSDGWLYLFMAIHQEAIVIPENIDCIRAMLGKADAKTSIETTNKSLGLIK
- a CDS encoding MBL fold metallo-hydrolase — its product is MPERQILPAIKVLNTSSGIVVEYGEKRIALDPVRKFKADYVFISHAHSDHLPPSVGDAKVIASEETVRLATERGLKITNYSDSFKNAELIDTGHILGSRGFYLDRALLYTGDLAGRARGFMPAPKRVSCETLIIESTYGRQQYRFPPLASVLRSANSVVSAAIEAGKAVAIEGYPLGKSQVLTYLFQSWSPLYVYGSVARYNRIYTSFGVDLPLNVHTMSSADELSTLARRAGIAIFPTTAIKGEVRERLAKMNIPILRFTGWAINPASRYANNSTMFPVSDHADYYELISYAQSCRPDLVLTCHGYSADLAASLRRAGIRAKTISERQLSITEYLE
- a CDS encoding redox-regulated ATPase YchF, producing the protein MAIRIGLIGKTNTGKTTFYNSATLSQAEISNYPFTTKMPAVGTAFVISPCVCREMKVKDNPVNSKCVDGWRYVPIELVDLPGLIRGASEGKGLGNQFLSVASQSDALIHVVDASGSIDEDGRIADPGTGDPLKDFEEIEGELVAWYVKILENNRDKVTKLLKGGDAAEALAEPLRGMKIKPSEVAAALAKANLNGEEFDSWSAGQLWDFAGTLREISKPTIIVANKMDLPGAMKNYKKLRDAHPDLIVVPASAEAELALRRAEQNNLIRYNPGDESFEILDEKSLNQAQRNALQLIQRMVLKEFMRTGVQFALNVTVFKLLKMNVVYPVQDVDKLSDKHNNVLPDAHLLPAGATVLDLAQLIHSDLAKGLLYAIDARTKLRLPNDYVLKDRDILSLVSARRRA
- a CDS encoding biotin--[acetyl-CoA-carboxylase] ligase — encoded protein: MPFTKRDEMARVFSYVEVDSTQDEAKRLIANGMQPPFFVVAEKQTKGRGRLGRSWVSEEGGIWLTYAMIPAQGINPLVYSYGAALAIKDVVEELGIRTRLKWPNDVFVLKAKVCGNLCEADYYGSGSAMRLIRLGIGLNVNNDVSKVIAPYPVISLKMVTGYMLDTDQLKRAMMSRLEEFLSEPDKESILKRYQSALDIIGKRVRIKTRHSSLQGKALGLDEEGLLVIEEEGTKEKLHLVEGELEEE